From Myxococcales bacterium, the proteins below share one genomic window:
- the pgl gene encoding 6-phosphogluconolactonase has protein sequence MTTQVVPGKLLAVRDAESGAAEAAKLFAQVLVRAIEARGSASMAVSGGSTPLPAYRALAGYELPWDKVRLFWVDDRAVPATHERSNARAVREAFGELAFAGVFPMDGGAADLDAAAKAYAETLVGELGGAPPVLDLVVLGVGDDGHTASLFPGDAAVADTTSLVLAVPATETREARLTLGRAVLAEARSSYVLAFGKSKNGPLEKAWALGGDVSECPARITRTFKGSLTWLVDRAAGGIG, from the coding sequence GTGACCACTCAAGTCGTTCCGGGGAAGCTCTTGGCCGTCCGTGACGCGGAGAGCGGGGCCGCCGAGGCCGCCAAGCTCTTCGCGCAGGTGCTCGTGCGCGCGATCGAGGCGCGTGGCTCGGCGTCGATGGCCGTGAGCGGCGGGTCCACGCCGCTCCCGGCGTACCGTGCGCTCGCGGGCTACGAGCTCCCGTGGGACAAGGTGCGGCTCTTCTGGGTCGACGATCGCGCCGTCCCGGCGACGCACGAACGGTCGAACGCGCGCGCCGTCCGCGAGGCCTTCGGTGAGCTCGCTTTTGCAGGGGTTTTTCCGATGGACGGCGGCGCCGCCGATCTCGACGCGGCTGCCAAGGCCTACGCGGAGACGCTCGTCGGGGAGCTCGGGGGCGCGCCCCCGGTGCTCGATCTCGTCGTGCTCGGCGTGGGAGACGACGGCCACACGGCCTCGCTCTTCCCGGGAGATGCGGCGGTCGCCGACACGACGAGCCTCGTGTTGGCCGTGCCGGCGACCGAGACCCGCGAGGCGAGGCTCACCCTCGGGCGCGCGGTGCTGGCCGAAGCGCGGAGCTCGTACGTGCTCGCGTTCGGAAAGAGCAAAAACGGCCCGCTGGAGAAGGCTTGGGCCCTCGGTGGTGACGTGAGCGAGTGCCCGGCGCGGATCACGCGCACGTTCAAGGGCAGCCTCACCTGGCTCGTCGATCGCGCGGCGGGCGGCATCGGCTGA
- the tkt gene encoding transketolase → MKPFDPKAEKLAVDTIKTLSIDGVEKAQSGHPGTPMGLADITFEIFAKHLRHDPKDPTWLGRDRFVLSCGHASMLLYSILHLTGYDLSLDDLKAFRQWGSKTPGHPEHIHHTPGVETTTGPLGQGIANGVGFALASKMKAARFGEPFAAQRTFVVCSDGDVMEGVAAEASSIAGHLGLDNLVLVYDDNRITIEGDTSLAFTEDVGKRYESYGFFVQHVDGHDRAAVSKALDAAKAEKGRPSFIVARTHIANGAPNAHDTSEAHGAPLGAEEIALVKKGMGFDPDKTFFVPEEVSALFRGRLAELAEERAAWEKTYAAWRASNPEKAAALDALEARAVPADVYEKLLAALPTKDDATRGLSNTIQQKVAELVPSLVGGSADLAPSTKTLIKGAGSVGRGEFAGRNLHFGIREHGMGGIVNAMALAGGFLPYGATFLVFSDYMRGSIRLSALGKLQVVWIFTHDSIFLGEDGPTHQPVEHVWSLRMIPNLYVVRPADAMETAAAWALALGRKDAPTAFSLTRQKVPTLARPAGFDPKTILKGAYVLEEAEGGAPDLVFVATGSEVGLAVGAAKELREAGRKVRVVSAPCLEAFAAEPKAYQDAVLPAGVPTVSIEAGRAEPWKAIVGRDGLAIGIESYGASAPDKVLADKFGLTVPHVVAKVKTYLASR, encoded by the coding sequence CGGCCGGGACAGGTTCGTGCTCTCGTGCGGGCACGCGTCGATGCTGCTCTACTCGATCCTGCATTTGACCGGGTACGACCTCTCGCTCGACGATCTCAAGGCGTTCCGCCAGTGGGGCTCGAAGACCCCCGGGCACCCCGAGCACATTCACCACACGCCCGGCGTCGAGACCACGACCGGCCCCCTCGGTCAGGGCATCGCGAACGGCGTGGGCTTCGCGCTCGCCAGCAAAATGAAGGCGGCGCGCTTCGGCGAGCCCTTCGCCGCGCAGCGCACCTTCGTGGTCTGCTCGGACGGCGACGTGATGGAGGGCGTTGCGGCCGAGGCGTCGAGCATCGCGGGGCACCTCGGGCTCGACAACCTCGTGCTCGTCTACGACGACAACCGCATCACGATCGAGGGCGACACGAGCCTCGCGTTCACGGAGGACGTGGGCAAGCGCTACGAGTCGTACGGGTTCTTCGTCCAGCACGTCGACGGCCACGATCGCGCCGCCGTGTCGAAGGCCCTCGACGCGGCCAAGGCCGAGAAGGGGCGCCCGTCGTTCATCGTCGCGCGCACCCACATCGCGAACGGCGCGCCGAACGCCCACGACACGTCCGAGGCGCACGGCGCCCCGCTCGGCGCCGAAGAGATCGCCCTCGTGAAGAAGGGGATGGGCTTCGACCCCGACAAGACGTTCTTCGTCCCCGAAGAGGTGTCCGCGCTCTTCCGTGGGCGCCTCGCCGAGCTCGCCGAGGAGCGGGCCGCGTGGGAGAAGACCTACGCCGCGTGGCGCGCCTCGAACCCCGAGAAGGCCGCGGCGCTCGACGCCCTCGAGGCCCGCGCCGTCCCGGCCGACGTGTACGAGAAGCTCCTCGCGGCGCTCCCCACGAAGGACGACGCGACCCGCGGCCTCTCGAACACGATCCAGCAGAAGGTCGCCGAGCTCGTCCCGAGCCTCGTCGGTGGCTCGGCCGATCTCGCCCCGTCGACGAAGACCCTCATCAAGGGCGCGGGCTCGGTCGGGCGCGGCGAGTTCGCGGGCCGGAACCTCCACTTCGGCATTCGAGAGCACGGCATGGGCGGCATCGTGAACGCGATGGCGCTCGCGGGGGGCTTCCTGCCCTACGGTGCAACGTTCCTCGTCTTTAGTGACTATATGCGCGGAAGTATTCGGCTTTCTGCCCTCGGAAAGCTCCAGGTCGTGTGGATTTTCACGCACGACTCGATCTTCCTCGGCGAGGACGGACCGACCCACCAGCCGGTCGAGCACGTGTGGTCTCTCCGCATGATCCCGAACCTCTACGTCGTTCGTCCGGCCGACGCGATGGAGACCGCCGCGGCCTGGGCCCTGGCGCTCGGCCGCAAGGACGCCCCCACCGCGTTCTCGCTCACGCGCCAGAAGGTCCCGACACTGGCGCGTCCGGCGGGCTTCGATCCGAAGACGATCCTCAAGGGCGCCTACGTGCTCGAAGAGGCCGAGGGCGGCGCTCCGGATCTCGTCTTCGTGGCGACGGGCAGCGAGGTCGGGCTCGCGGTCGGCGCGGCCAAAGAGCTCCGCGAGGCCGGCCGAAAGGTGCGCGTCGTGTCGGCGCCGTGCCTCGAGGCCTTCGCCGCCGAGCCCAAGGCCTACCAGGACGCGGTGCTTCCGGCCGGCGTGCCCACCGTCTCGATCGAGGCCGGCCGGGCCGAGCCGTGGAAGGCGATCGTCGGCCGCGACGGGCTCGCGATCGGCATCGAGTCGTACGGCGCGAGCGCGCCCGACAAGGTCCTCGCCGACAAGTTCGGCCTCACCGTGCCGCACGTGGTCGCGAAGGTGAAGACGTACTTGGCCTCGCGCTGA
- the aceA gene encoding isocitrate lyase produces the protein MTATTQNDALAKRFEGIVRPYSQADVQKLRGSVKIEYTLASRGAKRLWQLLHDEPFVAALGALTGNMAVQHVRAGLKAIYLSGWQVAADANTAGQMYPDQSLYPVDSVPAVVKRINQALQRADQIEHAEGKSQYDWFLPIMADAEAGFGGPLNAFELMKGMIEAGAAGVHFEDQLASEKKCGHMGGKVLVPTSQFIRTLTAARLAADVMDVPTILVARTDADSAKLLTSDVDERDHPFILKGERTAEGFYKIKSGVETAIARGLAYAPYADLVWCETSTPDLAQAKQFAEGIRAKFPNKLLAYNCSPSFNWKKNLDDATIKKFQIELGAMGYKFQFVTLAGFHALNHGVFTLAKDYKARGMAAYSEFQEREFASEKDGYTATRHQREVGTGYFDQVAEVISGGKASTLALHDSTEAHQF, from the coding sequence ATGACCGCTACGACCCAGAACGACGCCCTCGCCAAGCGCTTCGAAGGCATCGTCCGCCCGTACTCGCAGGCCGACGTTCAGAAGCTCCGTGGCTCGGTGAAGATCGAGTACACGCTCGCGAGCCGGGGCGCGAAGCGGCTCTGGCAGCTCCTCCACGACGAGCCCTTCGTCGCGGCGCTCGGCGCCCTCACCGGCAACATGGCCGTGCAGCACGTGCGCGCGGGCCTCAAGGCCATCTACCTCTCGGGTTGGCAGGTCGCGGCCGACGCGAACACCGCCGGCCAGATGTACCCCGACCAGTCGCTCTACCCCGTCGACAGCGTGCCCGCCGTCGTCAAGCGCATCAACCAGGCGCTCCAGCGCGCCGACCAAATCGAGCACGCCGAGGGCAAGAGCCAGTACGACTGGTTCCTCCCCATCATGGCGGACGCCGAGGCCGGCTTCGGCGGCCCGCTCAACGCGTTCGAGCTCATGAAGGGCATGATCGAGGCGGGCGCCGCGGGCGTGCACTTCGAGGACCAGCTCGCGAGCGAGAAGAAGTGCGGCCACATGGGCGGCAAGGTGCTCGTCCCGACGAGCCAGTTCATCCGCACGCTCACCGCGGCTCGCCTCGCGGCCGACGTGATGGACGTCCCGACGATCCTCGTCGCCCGCACGGACGCCGACAGCGCGAAGCTCCTCACGAGCGACGTGGACGAGCGCGATCACCCCTTCATCCTGAAGGGCGAGCGCACGGCCGAGGGCTTCTACAAGATCAAGAGCGGCGTCGAGACCGCCATCGCGCGCGGCCTCGCCTACGCCCCCTACGCGGACCTCGTCTGGTGCGAGACCTCCACGCCCGACCTCGCGCAGGCCAAGCAGTTCGCCGAGGGCATCCGCGCCAAGTTCCCGAACAAGCTCCTCGCCTACAACTGCTCGCCGTCGTTCAACTGGAAGAAGAACCTCGACGACGCGACGATCAAGAAGTTCCAGATCGAGCTCGGGGCCATGGGCTATAAATTCCAGTTCGTGACCCTCGCGGGCTTCCATGCGCTGAACCACGGCGTCTTCACGCTCGCGAAGGACTACAAGGCCCGCGGCATGGCGGCCTACAGCGAGTTCCAGGAGCGTGAGTTCGCGTCGGAGAAGGACGGCTACACCGCGACGCGCCACCAGCGCGAGGTGGGGACCGGGTACTTCGATCAGGTGGCCGAGGTCATCTCGGGCGGCAAGGCCTCCACCCTCGCCCTCCACGACTCGACCGAAGCGCACCAGTTCTGA
- a CDS encoding thioredoxin family protein: MFRTLLFALSLGLVASACSRVDDKPSRETASASPKPTTAKKLTFTRAGPGKLVDVVAAHARAAEAQGRTPLVYVGARWCEPCQYFHKAAEAGELDGAFGDVSILELDADDDGPRLAAAGYASTYVPLFVVPEKDGRGSERRMAGSIKGPGAVAEITPRLQKLLGR; the protein is encoded by the coding sequence GTGTTTCGCACGCTCCTCTTTGCCTTGTCGCTCGGGCTCGTCGCGAGCGCGTGCTCGCGGGTCGACGACAAACCCTCGCGGGAGACGGCCTCCGCGAGCCCGAAGCCCACGACGGCGAAGAAGCTCACCTTCACGCGCGCCGGCCCCGGCAAGCTCGTCGACGTCGTCGCGGCCCACGCGCGCGCAGCCGAGGCCCAAGGGAGGACACCGCTCGTCTACGTCGGGGCGCGATGGTGCGAGCCCTGCCAGTACTTCCACAAGGCCGCCGAGGCGGGCGAGCTCGATGGCGCGTTCGGGGACGTGTCGATCCTCGAGCTCGACGCGGACGACGACGGCCCTCGCCTCGCCGCGGCGGGCTACGCCTCCACGTACGTGCCCCTCTTCGTCGTGCCCGAAAAAGACGGACGCGGGTCCGAGCGACGCATGGCCGGCTCGATCAAGGGGCCCGGCGCCGTCGCCGAGATCACCCCTCGCCTCCAGAAGCTCCTCGGGCGGTAG
- a CDS encoding PilZ domain-containing protein has product MSDASNANKDRRVEERFATYVAVEIEGQGKTSRFGVTRDASGGGLLVATPSRFDVGTELTLRLHDTAGKEAAAVKATVVRVDETDVHSDEPWRYRLAVRFEDPESAAVFLAERVGTIPPPGG; this is encoded by the coding sequence ATGAGCGATGCATCCAACGCGAACAAGGACCGGCGCGTCGAGGAGCGTTTCGCCACGTACGTGGCCGTCGAGATCGAGGGGCAAGGCAAGACGTCGCGCTTCGGCGTGACCCGAGACGCGAGCGGCGGAGGGCTGCTCGTCGCGACCCCGAGCCGTTTCGACGTGGGCACCGAGCTCACGCTGCGGCTCCACGACACGGCCGGGAAAGAGGCGGCCGCCGTGAAGGCGACGGTCGTCCGCGTGGACGAGACCGACGTCCACTCCGACGAGCCTTGGCGCTACCGGCTCGCCGTGAGGTTCGAGGACCCCGAGTCCGCCGCGGTCTTCCTGGCCGAGCGGGTCGGTACGATCCCGCCTCCCGGCGGCTGA
- a CDS encoding ketoacyl-ACP synthase III: MKNAFISGTGMYVPPRVVTNDDLRTQYGIDTTHEWILQRTGIEERRYAEEGVGSADLAVPAAQMAIKNAGLEKEDIDMILFATLSPEHQFPGAGVYFQQKMGYCEGPKAKFVPAMDIRNQCSGFLYGLATASGLVRSGAAKHVLVVGAETHSAALDFSTRGRSVTSLFGDGAGAVVVSGTDEDKGIRHFKLGADGRYADTLALKVWDIRKRPYIPVNERGNGEVDPVMLWPQMEGKTVFKNAVERMIGGLMECCSEAGITGTDIDFFLFHQANLRINQYVQQTLGIPDEKCIHNIQKFGNTTAATIPTLMHEALETGRLKPGMKCAAVAFGSGFTWGAVLIDF; the protein is encoded by the coding sequence GTGAAGAACGCATTCATCTCCGGCACCGGAATGTACGTCCCGCCCCGCGTCGTCACGAACGACGACCTCCGCACGCAGTACGGGATCGATACGACCCACGAGTGGATCCTTCAGCGGACCGGGATCGAGGAGCGCAGGTACGCCGAAGAGGGTGTCGGCTCGGCCGATCTCGCCGTCCCGGCCGCGCAGATGGCCATCAAGAACGCCGGGCTCGAGAAGGAGGACATCGACATGATCCTCTTCGCGACGCTGTCGCCCGAGCACCAGTTCCCCGGCGCCGGCGTCTATTTTCAGCAGAAAATGGGCTACTGCGAGGGCCCCAAGGCCAAGTTCGTCCCGGCGATGGACATCCGCAACCAGTGCTCGGGCTTCCTCTACGGCCTCGCCACGGCGAGCGGGCTCGTGCGGTCCGGCGCGGCCAAGCACGTGCTCGTCGTCGGCGCGGAGACGCACTCCGCAGCGCTCGACTTCTCGACCCGCGGCCGCTCCGTGACCTCCCTCTTCGGAGACGGCGCGGGAGCCGTCGTGGTCTCGGGGACCGACGAGGACAAGGGCATTCGACACTTCAAGCTCGGGGCCGACGGTCGCTACGCCGACACGCTCGCCCTGAAGGTGTGGGACATCCGCAAGCGCCCCTACATCCCGGTGAACGAGCGCGGCAACGGCGAGGTCGATCCGGTGATGCTCTGGCCGCAGATGGAGGGCAAGACGGTCTTCAAGAACGCCGTCGAGCGCATGATCGGCGGGCTCATGGAGTGCTGCAGCGAGGCCGGCATCACGGGCACCGATATCGACTTTTTCCTGTTTCACCAGGCGAACTTGCGCATCAACCAGTACGTGCAGCAGACGCTCGGCATCCCCGACGAGAAGTGCATCCACAACATCCAGAAGTTCGGCAACACGACAGCCGCCACCATCCCGACCCTCATGCACGAGGCCCTCGAGACCGGCCGGCTCAAACCCGGCATGAAGTGCGCGGCCGTCGCCTTCGGCTCCGGCTTCACGTGGGGCGCGGTGCTCATCGACTTCTGA
- the aceB gene encoding malate synthase A encodes MPESLPLPPGVALNAPATPSAAAVLTPEALAFVAELARKFGPRIRERLEARKARKARLESGESFDFLRDTTHVREGDWVCDPTPPDILDRRVEITGPVDRKMVINALNSGAKVFMADFEDATCPTWENQIEGQKNLFDAVRRTITFEGAGKTYTLAERTAVLFVRPRGLHLDEKHVTVDGEVCPGSLFDFGLFFFHNAKEQLARGTGPYFYLPKLESHLEARVWNDVFVHAQAALGVPEGTIKATVLIETLPAAFEMDEILFELRRHSAGLNCGRWDYIFSFIKKRAHEPSALLPDRAQVTMDKGFLRAYSELLVKTCHRRGVHAMGGMAAQIPIKGDEAKNQAALDKVRADKLREAKNGHDGTWVAHPALVPVAMAVFDEHMPEKNQLAKTRDDVLVTARDLLGIPEGTRTEEGLRHNVRVGVQYVEAWLGGQGCVPLYNLMEDAATAEISRAQVWQEIRHEAKLDDGSVVTKARLASILDDELARIRAEVGEARFTSGKFAEARALFEKLSTEPTFEEFLTVPAYAAVVASGA; translated from the coding sequence ATGCCCGAGTCTCTCCCCCTCCCCCCAGGTGTCGCCCTCAACGCCCCCGCGACGCCGTCCGCGGCCGCGGTGCTCACTCCCGAGGCGCTCGCGTTCGTCGCCGAGCTCGCGCGCAAGTTCGGGCCTCGCATCCGCGAGCGGCTCGAGGCGCGCAAAGCTCGGAAAGCGCGGCTCGAGTCCGGAGAGTCCTTCGATTTCCTCCGCGACACGACCCACGTCCGCGAGGGCGACTGGGTGTGCGATCCCACGCCGCCGGACATCCTCGACCGCCGCGTCGAGATCACGGGCCCCGTCGATCGCAAGATGGTGATCAACGCGCTGAACTCCGGCGCGAAGGTCTTCATGGCCGACTTCGAGGACGCGACCTGCCCCACGTGGGAAAACCAAATCGAAGGTCAAAAGAACCTCTTCGACGCGGTCCGCAGGACCATCACGTTCGAGGGCGCGGGCAAGACGTACACGCTCGCCGAACGCACCGCCGTCCTCTTCGTGCGCCCACGCGGGCTCCACCTCGACGAGAAGCACGTCACCGTCGACGGCGAGGTGTGCCCCGGGAGCCTCTTCGACTTCGGCCTCTTCTTCTTCCACAACGCGAAGGAGCAGCTCGCGCGCGGCACGGGCCCGTATTTCTACCTGCCCAAGCTCGAGAGCCACCTCGAGGCGCGTGTGTGGAACGACGTGTTCGTGCACGCCCAGGCGGCGCTCGGCGTCCCCGAGGGCACCATCAAGGCCACGGTCCTCATCGAGACCCTTCCCGCGGCGTTCGAGATGGACGAGATCCTCTTCGAGCTCCGGCGGCACTCGGCCGGCCTCAACTGCGGCCGCTGGGACTACATCTTCTCGTTCATCAAGAAGCGCGCGCACGAGCCGTCGGCGCTCCTGCCCGATCGCGCCCAAGTGACGATGGACAAGGGCTTTTTGCGCGCCTACTCGGAGCTCCTCGTCAAGACGTGCCACCGCAGAGGCGTGCACGCGATGGGCGGCATGGCCGCGCAGATCCCCATCAAGGGCGACGAGGCGAAGAACCAAGCGGCGCTCGACAAGGTCCGCGCCGACAAGCTCCGCGAGGCGAAGAACGGCCACGACGGGACCTGGGTCGCCCACCCCGCCCTCGTGCCGGTTGCGATGGCCGTGTTCGACGAGCACATGCCCGAAAAAAACCAGCTCGCGAAGACGCGGGACGACGTGCTCGTCACGGCGCGCGACCTCCTCGGCATCCCCGAGGGCACGCGCACCGAAGAGGGCCTCCGCCACAACGTGCGCGTGGGCGTGCAGTACGTCGAGGCCTGGCTCGGCGGCCAAGGCTGCGTGCCCCTCTACAACCTCATGGAAGACGCCGCGACCGCCGAGATCTCGCGCGCCCAGGTGTGGCAAGAGATCCGTCACGAGGCCAAGCTCGACGACGGCAGCGTCGTCACGAAGGCGCGCCTCGCGAGCATCCTCGACGACGAGCTCGCCCGCATCCGCGCCGAGGTCGGCGAGGCCCGCTTCACGAGCGGCAAGTTCGCCGAGGCCCGCGCCCTCTTCGAGAAGCTCTCGACCGAGCCCACGTTCGAAGAGTTCCTCACCGTCCCCGCGTACGCCGCCGTCGTGGCGTCGGGCGCCTGA
- a CDS encoding DUF2083 domain-containing protein, with translation MARVTQSGKGPSADDKARARDGGPKLGAKVRGHRRTKNLSQVELAERLGISASYLNLIENNRRPLPAPLLIKLAQIFDLDLHAFAADEDARLVSDLTEAFADPLFEDEDLTSVDVREMATASPQASRAVLSLYKAYQAARETADNLSSKLAGGEDLGVVDRSHIPTEEVSDFIQKMSNFVPELEAGAEALWREAELGTEDLYQGLLRYLERAHGVTVQIARSSAGRGILRRFDASRGELVLSELLPTRTRTFQVAHQVGLLTQRAVIDRLVSDGRLTTPESRALARVSLANYFAGAVLMPYDAFMSACREERYDLDVIGRRFKVGFEQVCHRVTTLRRPGNEGVPFHMVRIDVAGNISKRFSASGIRFARFSGACPRWNIFSAFLTPGMIRIQMSRMPDGVAYFCLARTIQKDSGGYHAQKPVQAIGLGCQAQYAKELVYSDGIDLSNPDTCIPVGVTCRMCERTDCEQRAFPSLKHPLTVLEDVRGVSLYAPVSEGRRG, from the coding sequence ATGGCGCGAGTGACGCAGTCGGGCAAAGGGCCGAGCGCGGACGACAAGGCGCGAGCACGCGACGGTGGCCCGAAGCTCGGCGCGAAGGTGCGCGGGCATCGCCGCACGAAGAACCTGAGCCAGGTCGAGCTCGCGGAGCGCCTCGGCATCTCGGCGAGCTACTTGAACCTCATCGAGAACAACCGCAGGCCGCTCCCGGCGCCGCTGCTCATCAAGCTCGCCCAGATCTTCGACCTCGACCTCCACGCGTTCGCGGCCGACGAGGACGCCCGGCTCGTGTCGGACCTGACCGAGGCGTTCGCCGATCCGCTCTTCGAGGACGAGGACCTCACCTCGGTCGACGTGCGCGAGATGGCCACGGCGAGCCCCCAGGCGTCACGTGCGGTGCTCTCCCTCTACAAGGCCTACCAAGCCGCCCGAGAGACCGCCGACAACCTCTCGTCGAAGCTCGCCGGAGGGGAGGACCTCGGCGTGGTCGACAGGTCGCACATCCCCACGGAAGAAGTGTCCGACTTCATTCAGAAAATGTCGAACTTCGTGCCCGAGCTCGAGGCCGGCGCGGAGGCTCTCTGGAGGGAGGCCGAGCTCGGCACCGAGGACCTCTACCAGGGGCTCCTTCGGTACCTCGAGCGCGCCCACGGGGTGACCGTCCAGATCGCGCGTTCGAGCGCGGGGCGCGGGATCCTGCGCAGGTTCGACGCGAGCCGCGGGGAGCTCGTGCTGTCGGAGCTCCTCCCGACGCGGACGCGCACCTTCCAGGTCGCGCACCAAGTGGGCCTCCTCACCCAGCGCGCCGTCATCGACCGGCTCGTGTCCGATGGGCGCCTCACCACACCCGAGAGCCGCGCGCTCGCTCGGGTGTCGCTCGCGAACTACTTCGCAGGCGCCGTGCTGATGCCGTACGACGCGTTCATGTCGGCGTGCCGCGAGGAGCGCTACGACCTCGACGTCATCGGCCGCAGGTTCAAGGTCGGCTTCGAGCAGGTGTGCCACCGGGTGACGACGCTCCGGCGCCCTGGGAACGAGGGTGTCCCGTTCCACATGGTCCGCATCGACGTGGCGGGCAACATCTCGAAGCGGTTCAGCGCCTCGGGCATCCGGTTCGCGCGGTTCTCGGGGGCGTGCCCGCGGTGGAACATCTTCAGCGCGTTCCTCACGCCGGGCATGATCCGCATCCAGATGTCTCGCATGCCCGACGGGGTCGCCTATTTCTGCCTCGCGCGCACCATCCAGAAGGACTCGGGCGGCTACCACGCGCAGAAGCCCGTGCAGGCCATCGGGCTCGGCTGCCAGGCGCAGTACGCGAAGGAGCTCGTCTACTCGGACGGCATCGATCTCTCGAACCCCGACACGTGCATCCCGGTCGGGGTCACGTGCCGCATGTGCGAGCGCACCGACTGCGAGCAGCGGGCGTTCCCGTCGTTGAAGCACCCGCTGACCGTGCTCGAGGACGTGAGGGGCGTCTCGCTCTACGCGCCGGTGTCCGAGGGGCGGCGAGGGTAG